From Halosolutus amylolyticus, a single genomic window includes:
- a CDS encoding metallophosphoesterase, with product MTETGVEIDVPFSIHERAVVVPAAEALVLADVHLGRGAASSVDAPIDDGADVVARLEDALAATTPETVVVAGDLLHSFSRLPHGVEDDLSRLRAAVDRAGASLVVARGNHDTMLDPVFDGDPVDEYRLESKSDGATIVCHGHERPDGDADRYVIGHDHPAISIDGRKRPCFLYGPGAYEGSDVLVLPAFTRLARGATVNGMFASDFQSPLVTDPDAFYPAVWDDANDEPLWFPPLGECRRLL from the coding sequence ATGACCGAGACCGGCGTCGAGATCGACGTCCCGTTTTCGATCCACGAACGCGCCGTCGTCGTCCCGGCGGCCGAGGCGCTCGTCCTCGCCGACGTCCACCTCGGCCGCGGGGCCGCCTCGAGCGTCGACGCGCCGATCGACGACGGGGCCGACGTCGTCGCCCGTCTCGAGGACGCCCTCGCGGCGACGACCCCCGAGACGGTGGTCGTCGCGGGCGACCTCCTCCACTCGTTTTCGCGGCTCCCCCACGGGGTCGAGGACGACCTCTCGCGACTCCGGGCGGCCGTCGATCGGGCCGGCGCGTCGCTGGTCGTCGCGCGCGGGAACCACGATACGATGCTCGATCCGGTCTTCGACGGCGATCCAGTCGACGAGTACCGCCTCGAAAGCAAGTCCGACGGGGCGACGATCGTCTGCCACGGCCACGAGCGGCCCGACGGGGACGCCGATCGGTACGTGATCGGGCACGACCATCCCGCGATCTCGATCGACGGCCGCAAACGCCCCTGTTTCCTCTACGGACCGGGCGCGTACGAGGGGAGCGACGTGCTCGTACTCCCGGCGTTCACCCGCCTCGCGCGGGGGGCGACGGTCAACGGAATGTTCGCCAGCGACTTCCAGTCGCCGCTGGTCACGGACCCCGACGCGTTCTACCCGGCGGTGTGGGACGACGCGAACGACGAACCGCTGTGGTTTCCCCCGCTGGGGGAGTGTCGCCGGCTACTGTGA
- a CDS encoding CBS domain-containing protein, with amino-acid sequence MIETSVDAVRIRSPGTVAPDTTVTEAARLLCDPAVPALVVLEDGDVIGILTESDIVSLVAESDARPVVRTIMSTPVTTISPGATIRDAAETMRTAGVTQLPVVDDGVYRGLLSARTLAPYLSRRSLDIERRREPVRPSRSNRPKLPAGE; translated from the coding sequence ATGATCGAGACGAGTGTCGACGCTGTCCGAATCCGTTCTCCGGGAACGGTCGCGCCCGATACGACCGTGACCGAAGCTGCACGTCTGCTGTGTGACCCTGCAGTTCCCGCCCTGGTAGTCCTCGAAGACGGCGACGTCATCGGGATCCTCACGGAATCCGACATCGTTTCGCTGGTCGCAGAGTCGGACGCACGGCCGGTCGTTCGAACGATCATGTCGACACCGGTGACGACGATTTCGCCGGGGGCGACGATTCGGGACGCCGCCGAGACGATGCGAACCGCTGGCGTCACACAGCTTCCGGTTGTCGACGACGGCGTCTACCGCGGATTACTCTCCGCCCGGACCCTGGCACCGTATCTCTCTCGACGCAGTCTGGATATTGAACGCCGCCGCGAGCCGGTGCGGCCGTCCCGATCGAACCGGCCGAAACTACCCGCGGGCGAGTGA
- a CDS encoding NAD(P)/FAD-dependent oxidoreductase, producing the protein MTRTPRVIVVGGGLAGLVAARHLAAGGADVTLFEREETPGGRVRTREGDGFRLDRGFQVLFTAYPAVQRELDLDALDLRRFAPGATIARPNHRSTLSDPIRDPAALPATLFNPDVSLGDKLRVARLRWDLLRTDPDAIFDGTEPDDVSIDAFLRDRGFSDRFVERFAAPFYGGITLDRSLSTSKRVFEYTFRALAAGDTAVPAAGMGAIPEQLAETAREAGAAIETGIDVADVAADRNADGAGGTTVTAGEESIAADAVVVATDPPTARDLTGVESIPTEARACVTQYYELPARTDLETGRRLLLNATETGPNHVVPHSAVAPEYAPDDATLISATYLGEREERDEELADRTRDALAGWYPERRFDGFETLHTDRIEFAQFAQPPGIHDRLPDPRDPAGPIYLAGDYTRWSSIQGAMESGRQAAKAVIDDLSR; encoded by the coding sequence ATGACCCGGACGCCGCGAGTGATCGTCGTCGGTGGGGGACTCGCCGGACTGGTCGCCGCGCGTCACCTCGCCGCCGGCGGTGCCGACGTGACGCTGTTCGAACGCGAGGAGACGCCCGGCGGTCGCGTCAGGACCCGCGAAGGGGACGGGTTCCGCCTCGATCGGGGATTCCAGGTGCTCTTTACCGCCTATCCCGCCGTGCAGCGGGAACTCGACCTCGACGCGCTCGACCTGCGCCGGTTCGCGCCGGGGGCCACCATCGCCCGGCCGAACCACCGGTCGACGCTCTCGGATCCGATCCGCGATCCGGCCGCCCTGCCGGCGACGCTGTTCAACCCCGACGTCTCGCTGGGGGACAAACTCCGCGTCGCGCGACTCCGGTGGGACCTCCTGCGGACCGATCCCGACGCGATTTTCGACGGCACCGAACCGGACGACGTCTCGATCGACGCCTTCCTCCGCGATCGGGGATTCTCCGATCGCTTCGTCGAGCGGTTCGCCGCGCCGTTCTACGGCGGTATCACCCTCGATCGATCGCTGTCGACCTCGAAGCGGGTCTTCGAGTACACCTTCCGGGCGCTCGCGGCGGGCGACACGGCCGTCCCGGCCGCCGGCATGGGGGCGATCCCCGAACAACTCGCCGAGACGGCTCGCGAGGCCGGCGCGGCGATCGAGACCGGGATCGACGTGGCGGACGTCGCGGCGGACAGGAACGCCGACGGCGCCGGTGGAACGACGGTGACGGCTGGAGAGGAGTCGATCGCCGCCGACGCGGTCGTCGTTGCGACCGATCCGCCGACCGCTCGCGACCTGACGGGGGTCGAGTCGATTCCCACCGAGGCACGCGCTTGCGTCACCCAGTACTACGAACTGCCGGCGCGGACGGACCTCGAGACGGGACGACGGTTGCTGTTGAACGCTACCGAGACCGGACCGAACCACGTCGTCCCCCACAGCGCCGTCGCTCCCGAGTACGCGCCCGACGACGCTACGCTGATCAGCGCGACCTACCTGGGCGAGCGCGAGGAACGCGACGAGGAACTGGCCGATCGTACCCGCGACGCGCTCGCCGGCTGGTACCCCGAACGGCGGTTCGACGGCTTCGAGACGCTCCACACCGATCGGATCGAGTTCGCCCAGTTCGCCCAGCCGCCCGGAATCCACGATCGGTTGCCGGACCCGCGCGATCCGGCGGGCCCGATCTACCTGGCCGGGGACTACACCCGGTGGTCGTCGATCCAGGGTGCGATGGAGAGCGGCCGGCAGGCGGCGAAAGCCGTGATCGACGATCTGTCACGGTGA
- a CDS encoding transporter: MVRASTIVILLGVALLFVPIPPIATALGVIVILVGVALRLLTDS, from the coding sequence ATGGTCAGAGCCTCGACGATCGTGATCCTCCTCGGCGTCGCCCTGCTGTTCGTGCCGATTCCGCCGATCGCGACGGCGCTCGGCGTCATCGTCATCCTCGTCGGCGTCGCGCTACGATTGCTGACGGACAGCTAG
- a CDS encoding N-acyl homoserine lactonase family protein, whose product MVDATITPIDRGTITTDFNHIVEGHTLGTAADPNPDVTMGDGPVYNLVIEHPEGTILWDTGSHPEADSGHWPAELYAAFEHTGLRPIEDDLAEAGYAVDDIDYVIQTHLHLDHAGGLYAFEGTETPIFVHEDEFKYAYYSAKTDAGSDAYVTGDFDRDLNWEIVHGEREQHFEDLEFVHLPGHTPGLLGVRLDIDDAGTVIFAGDQAYVRANYHDEHPMGGDLLWSKRAWYESLRLLKDEERRHDARIFCGHDAEDLETLREGL is encoded by the coding sequence ATGGTCGATGCAACCATCACCCCGATCGATCGCGGAACGATCACGACCGATTTCAATCACATCGTCGAGGGCCACACGCTGGGGACGGCGGCGGACCCGAACCCGGACGTGACGATGGGCGACGGGCCGGTCTACAACCTCGTGATCGAGCACCCCGAGGGGACGATCCTCTGGGACACCGGCTCCCATCCCGAGGCCGATTCGGGCCACTGGCCGGCCGAACTGTACGCGGCGTTCGAACACACGGGCCTGCGCCCGATCGAGGACGATCTCGCGGAAGCGGGCTACGCCGTCGACGACATCGATTACGTGATCCAGACGCACCTCCACCTCGACCACGCGGGCGGCCTGTACGCCTTCGAGGGAACCGAGACGCCGATCTTCGTCCACGAGGACGAGTTCAAGTACGCCTACTACAGCGCGAAGACGGACGCGGGGAGCGACGCCTACGTAACCGGGGACTTCGATCGGGACCTGAACTGGGAGATCGTCCACGGGGAGCGCGAACAGCACTTCGAGGACCTCGAGTTCGTCCACCTCCCCGGTCACACGCCGGGTCTGCTCGGCGTCAGACTCGACATAGACGACGCCGGGACCGTAATCTTTGCCGGCGACCAGGCCTACGTGCGGGCGAACTATCACGACGAACACCCCATGGGTGGCGACCTGCTGTGGAGCAAGCGGGCCTGGTACGAGAGCCTGCGCCTGCTGAAAGACGAGGAGCGACGGCACGACGCACGGATCTTCTGCGGCCACGACGCCGAGGACCTCGAGACGTTACGGGAGGGGCTCTGA
- a CDS encoding acyl-CoA thioesterase, with protein MESTDRDDGPAFQSVFENRVRFAETDLQGIVFYGEYFTFQDEAVTEFFRQIGYGFEEMIDRGWQTHVANTELNYREGAELGDVIENELRVVEFGTASFTSEYRARRKDDSSLLADGTVTHVAVDLETDETIPVPDEFREAIAAFQGGLESIE; from the coding sequence ATGGAATCCACGGACCGCGACGACGGGCCCGCGTTCCAGTCCGTCTTCGAGAACCGCGTCCGGTTCGCCGAAACCGACCTCCAGGGCATCGTCTTCTACGGCGAGTACTTTACCTTCCAGGACGAGGCGGTGACCGAGTTCTTCCGACAGATCGGCTACGGCTTCGAGGAGATGATCGATCGCGGCTGGCAGACTCACGTCGCGAACACGGAACTGAACTACCGGGAGGGGGCCGAACTCGGCGACGTCATCGAAAACGAGTTGCGGGTCGTCGAGTTCGGCACGGCGAGTTTCACCTCGGAGTATCGCGCCCGGCGAAAGGACGACAGTTCCCTCCTCGCCGACGGAACCGTCACCCACGTCGCCGTCGACCTCGAGACCGACGAGACGATCCCGGTCCCCGACGAGTTCCGCGAGGCGATCGCCGCGTTCCAGGGCGGTCTCGAGTCGATCGAGTGA
- a CDS encoding ABC transporter ATP-binding protein, protein MSDTILDVQDLNVYYGKSHALKGISLSIDRGEIYGVIGPNGAGKTTMLNAIAGFVDYEGTITYDGRDLATVSSERIVRDGLIYCTEDRDLFPFFSVHENLLMGAQFRDDRDAVRADLEMVYDLFPRLDERREQEAGTMSGGEQQMLAVGRALMSDPDLLMLDEPTLGLAPVIIEDIGDALETLRETEDLTILLAEQNSTFALGHAERLSLIETGEIELTGTADEFHDNEYVREAYVGVH, encoded by the coding sequence ATGTCCGATACGATACTCGACGTCCAGGATCTGAACGTCTACTACGGCAAGTCGCACGCACTGAAAGGAATCAGCCTGTCGATCGATCGCGGCGAGATCTACGGGGTGATCGGCCCGAACGGGGCCGGCAAGACGACGATGCTGAACGCCATCGCCGGCTTCGTCGACTACGAGGGGACGATCACGTACGACGGACGGGACCTGGCCACGGTGAGTTCCGAGCGGATCGTCAGGGACGGCCTGATCTACTGTACCGAGGATCGGGACCTGTTCCCGTTCTTCTCGGTCCACGAGAACCTGCTGATGGGGGCGCAGTTCCGCGACGATCGCGACGCGGTCCGGGCGGACCTCGAGATGGTCTACGACCTGTTCCCGCGGCTCGACGAACGCCGCGAACAGGAGGCCGGAACCATGAGCGGTGGCGAACAACAGATGCTCGCCGTCGGCCGGGCGCTCATGAGCGACCCCGACCTGCTGATGCTCGACGAACCGACGCTCGGGCTCGCCCCGGTCATCATCGAGGACATCGGGGACGCACTCGAGACGCTCCGGGAAACCGAGGACCTGACGATCCTGCTCGCCGAGCAGAACTCGACGTTCGCGCTGGGCCACGCCGAGCGGCTCTCCCTGATCGAGACCGGGGAGATCGAACTCACCGGGACCGCCGACGAGTTCCACGACAACGAGTACGTCCGCGAGGCGTACGTCGGCGTTCACTGA
- a CDS encoding ABC transporter ATP-binding protein, with amino-acid sequence MSLLDVDGLTKRFGGLVAVDDFSFEVDRGEIVGLIGPNGSGKSTVFNCIMGRYDVTAGSVRFDGDDITDDATHEVVDRGLSRVSQESNPIDRYPVAGNIKLFTLPNSVFSFYGGASDEEIYEYAARIDLEDKLQAMPDELPHADVRRLEIAKALATEPDLLLLDEPFAGMNQAEIDALATQIERFREEGMTMVVVDHNMGGLMDLVDRVVVLNNGEKLAAGSPERIAENERVQEAYLAGEGR; translated from the coding sequence GTGAGCCTCCTCGACGTCGACGGCCTCACGAAGCGGTTCGGCGGCCTGGTCGCCGTCGACGACTTCTCGTTCGAGGTCGATCGCGGCGAGATCGTCGGCCTGATCGGGCCGAACGGGTCGGGCAAGTCGACGGTGTTCAACTGCATCATGGGCAGGTACGACGTCACCGCGGGCTCGGTCCGGTTCGACGGCGACGACATCACCGACGACGCGACCCACGAGGTCGTCGACAGGGGGCTCTCGCGGGTCTCCCAGGAGTCGAACCCGATCGATCGCTACCCCGTCGCCGGGAACATCAAGCTGTTCACGCTCCCGAACAGCGTCTTCTCGTTCTACGGGGGCGCGAGCGACGAGGAGATCTACGAGTACGCCGCCCGGATCGATCTCGAGGACAAGCTGCAGGCGATGCCCGACGAGCTCCCGCACGCGGACGTCCGTCGGCTCGAGATCGCGAAGGCGCTGGCGACGGAGCCCGACCTGCTGTTGCTCGACGAGCCGTTCGCCGGGATGAACCAGGCCGAGATCGACGCCCTCGCGACGCAGATCGAACGCTTCCGCGAGGAGGGGATGACGATGGTCGTCGTCGACCACAACATGGGCGGGCTGATGGACCTCGTCGATCGCGTCGTCGTGCTCAACAACGGCGAGAAACTCGCGGCCGGCTCGCCCGAACGGATCGCCGAGAACGAACGCGTCCAGGAGGCCTACCTCGCTGGGGAGGGACGATAA
- a CDS encoding branched-chain amino acid ABC transporter permease, producing the protein MSEELQRSGAVRSTVRRTIIGPSGRVAARVLAPIDETLQPLADRFNRLFGPYVGDVTGLQLAALLVSLVALVVAPTWAPLLAGNYMRTLTLACIWAIFAMGWDIQSGYTGYISFGHSVLSAAAGYTTALLVVTVSPDLGFVVTIPLSILAAVIVGLLIGLPSLRLSGPYFSLVTFVAVLLFYRLTIGFSETLGGENGFQAVEVFTWDFTMRYYYMLVPMLVVAVVLTVVARSNVGMVLVAIRENEQAVSAAGLNPTTFKLWSFVLSSITMGIGGVLLAHFGGNVDPATFVVVDRSIEMIAMAVIGGMSSILGPIGGAFLFVLLRDEVLRLWFGHSTRWIVLWLLVLLVLVFARDGLFRWIWHALGSIGGDHE; encoded by the coding sequence ATGAGTGAAGAACTACAGCGGTCCGGAGCGGTGCGCAGTACGGTTCGACGGACGATCATCGGGCCGAGCGGCCGCGTCGCCGCTCGCGTCCTGGCCCCGATCGACGAGACACTCCAGCCCCTCGCGGACCGATTCAACCGCCTGTTCGGTCCCTACGTCGGCGACGTGACCGGGCTCCAGTTGGCCGCGCTCCTCGTCTCCCTCGTCGCGCTCGTCGTCGCCCCGACCTGGGCACCGTTGCTCGCGGGCAACTACATGCGAACCCTCACGCTCGCGTGCATCTGGGCCATCTTCGCGATGGGGTGGGACATCCAGAGCGGCTACACCGGCTACATCAGCTTCGGCCACTCGGTGCTGTCGGCGGCCGCCGGCTACACGACCGCACTGCTCGTCGTCACCGTGAGTCCGGACCTGGGCTTCGTGGTCACCATCCCGCTGTCGATCCTCGCGGCGGTGATCGTGGGGCTTCTCATCGGGCTTCCCTCGCTCCGGCTGTCCGGGCCCTACTTCTCGCTCGTCACGTTCGTCGCCGTGCTCCTGTTCTACCGGCTGACGATCGGGTTCAGCGAGACGCTCGGCGGCGAAAACGGCTTCCAGGCGGTCGAGGTGTTCACCTGGGACTTCACGATGCGGTACTACTACATGCTCGTCCCGATGCTGGTCGTTGCGGTCGTACTGACGGTCGTTGCGCGATCGAACGTCGGGATGGTGCTCGTCGCGATCCGGGAGAACGAGCAGGCCGTCTCCGCGGCCGGACTCAACCCGACCACGTTCAAGCTCTGGTCGTTCGTTCTCAGTTCGATCACGATGGGGATCGGCGGCGTCCTGCTCGCCCACTTCGGCGGGAACGTCGACCCCGCCACCTTCGTCGTCGTCGACCGGAGCATCGAGATGATCGCGATGGCCGTCATCGGCGGCATGAGTTCCATCCTCGGCCCGATCGGCGGCGCGTTCCTGTTCGTATTGCTCCGCGACGAGGTGTTACGCCTCTGGTTCGGCCACTCGACGCGGTGGATCGTACTCTGGCTTCTCGTCCTGCTGGTCCTCGTGTTCGCCCGCGACGGGCTGTTCCGCTGGATCTGGCACGCTCTCGGCTCGATCGGAGGTGATCACGAGTGA
- a CDS encoding branched-chain amino acid ABC transporter permease has protein sequence MLESILSILITGAMISALYALIAIGFTMIFGVGGVLNLAHGALIMAGAYVFMALNRDIVAEAIALPSIVVFPLAVAIVAGLSYGLYVGLVRYIEDNAVITFLATVVLATTVTEVAIGIFGDQPYSYTVISGTVGLAGTAVSYNDLAGFVVSWIAIGLLWYYITKTDGGRSILAASMSERGARLTGVDLHSVRTRTWLIAGSLAGVAGIFLGGGQAATPLMWLNPLALAFIIVVIGGIGSIKGSIVAAYLIGYTETLTVSVLGQSFRGILSLVILLVVLFLLPQGLYGREYVHE, from the coding sequence ATGCTCGAATCGATACTCTCGATACTGATCACCGGAGCGATGATCAGCGCGCTCTACGCGCTCATCGCGATCGGCTTTACGATGATTTTCGGCGTCGGCGGCGTCTTGAACCTCGCCCACGGTGCGCTGATCATGGCCGGCGCGTACGTGTTCATGGCCCTGAACAGGGATATCGTCGCGGAAGCGATCGCGTTGCCCTCGATCGTCGTCTTCCCGCTCGCGGTCGCCATCGTCGCGGGACTCTCCTACGGACTGTACGTCGGTCTCGTCAGGTACATCGAAGACAACGCGGTGATCACGTTCCTCGCGACCGTCGTCCTCGCGACGACGGTGACCGAAGTCGCGATCGGCATCTTCGGCGATCAGCCCTACTCCTACACGGTCATCTCGGGGACCGTCGGCCTGGCCGGCACGGCCGTCTCGTACAACGACCTGGCCGGATTCGTCGTCTCCTGGATCGCCATCGGACTGCTCTGGTACTACATCACCAAGACCGACGGGGGCCGATCGATCCTCGCCGCGTCGATGAGCGAGCGGGGCGCTCGACTCACCGGCGTGGATCTGCACTCGGTCCGGACCCGAACGTGGCTCATCGCCGGTTCGCTCGCGGGCGTCGCCGGGATCTTCCTCGGCGGCGGACAGGCCGCGACGCCGCTGATGTGGCTGAACCCGCTCGCGCTCGCGTTCATCATCGTGGTGATCGGCGGCATCGGCTCGATCAAGGGCTCGATCGTCGCCGCCTACCTGATCGGGTACACCGAGACGCTCACCGTCTCCGTGCTGGGCCAGAGCTTCCGGGGCATCCTCTCCCTGGTCATCTTGCTCGTCGTGCTGTTCCTGTTACCGCAGGGGCTGTACGGGAGGGAATACGTCCATGAGTGA